The Heliorestis convoluta genome includes the window TACATGCTCTTCCTGTGGCGTAGAGACAACTGTTCCTTTCCAACCTCGTGGTGACAGACCTGTCTACTGCCGTGACTGCTTCCAACCTCGCAACAACTGGTAATCATTGATTGCTTTTAAGAAAAGCTCGCCTTAACTAGGCGGGCTTTTTTTTGTTAGCCCTTCCTGCCCTCGCCAACCCCGGTAGTAAAAGGCTTTATTGTCAGAATTGTTGCGGCTTCTGTGTATGAAGTAGAGCAGGAAAATGTCATGAAAAGTAGAATAAATAGTTTAGAAACTTAATAACTCCGAACTGGTTTGCCTACACTTCTTTCTTGGAAGCAGGGCTTGCCAGTCTATAGGGTCAGCGAGGAAACTTTCTGGCCTCCCAGGGTGGAAAGGAGACAGGTGAGCTAGGGACAAAAGGTCAATCCACCGCTTTGTGTGATTGTCCTTTTTTATTTTTTGTTTTTATGTCGATCAAGAAAGGGAAAGGTGGTCGTTCTGCTTGGAGCTCATCTGGCAAGGAATTGTAGAAGCTTTCTGGATATTTGTTACTTTCGATACTGAAGTTTTTGGTATTACCTTGCGAAGCCTGCAAATTTCCACAATAGCTACACTTTTGGCACTCCTGACAGGTGTACCCTTGGGGCTTTACCTGGCTCTTCGAAAATTTCCTGGACGTAAAATTTTAATTAGCCTCGTAAATACAGGGATGGCCTTTCCGCCCGTAGCCATTGGTTTGTGGGTGAGTATTTTCTTATGGCGCAGTGGTCCCTTGGGTCACTTGGAGCTTATCTATACACCGACGGCATTGATTATCGGCCAATTTGTAATCGCTTTTCCCATGGTGACCGGTTTTACCATTGCCGGGATTCAGCAACTGAATCCGAAGCTTCATTTGCAGATTTGGTCACTCGGTGCTTCGAGGTGGCAGTATTTATGGGCTATCATCAGAGAAACAAAGTTGCCTCTTATTGCTGCTATCATTGCTGGTTTTGGTGCTGTGATCTCGGAAGTAGGCGCTTCTATGATGGTGGGCGGCAATATTAAAGATTCAACAAGAGTGTTGACAACTGCAACGGTACTTGAAGTGGCTCGAGGCAACTTTGGTCGTGCCATGGCCTTGACGATAATCTTGATGACCATTGCCTATATAGTTACTTTGTTGCTTACATTACTTCAACAGCGGGAGCGACGATCATGATAGTGGCGAAAAAAAGTCTTCTGGAGGTAGAGAACCTCACCTGGATAAAGGATGGAAAGAAGATTCTCGACATTCCAGCAATGCAGATTGATCAAGGCGATCATATTGCTTTAATTGGGTCTAATGGCTCGGGAAAAAGCAGCTTGCTAAAGCTGTTGAGTTTTCTAGAAAAACCAACAACAGGGGAAGTGCTTCTACGAAGTGTCAATCGTAAAAGTTCGATGATAGAAAAAAGACGCAAAATCGCTGTCGTCTTCCAAGAACCCTTGTTGTTGAACCTCTCTGTGTACGACAATATTGCCTACGGCCTCAAAATCAGAGGAAGAAAAAAAGGTAGGGAAGCGATTGTAGAAGAGTGGATGGAAAGGTTGAAAATCGGTCACTTAAAAGAGCGATATCCCCGTCATTTGTCTGGCGGAGAAGCACAAAGAGTAAGTATTGCTCGAGCTATGGCTTTGGAGCCGGAACTTCTTTTTTTGGATGAGCCTTTTAGTGCTCTTGATGCGCCAACAAAAAATCAATTGTTAGAGGATATTTCCTTGATTATAAAGAAAAGTAATATGACCACTCTTTTTATTACCCATGATTTTTCGGAAATTCCTTTTTTGGCGGACAAAATTTTTGTGCTTGCCGATGGTCAAATGGTTCAAAAGGGCACAGTGGAAGAGATTTTTTACCGTCCTTCTTGTAGCGCTGTCGCTGCTCTAGTCGGAGCTGACAATGAGTGGTCAGGAAGGATTGAGAAGCGATGTGAACGGGAAAAGCAGATCCTAATCAAGCTCGATCAGGGTATCAAGATGAAGGTGCCTTTTACTGAAGCGTACCAATTTTTCGCGGAAGGTCAAACTGTCACCGTGTTTGCTCGCTCTGACGATCTCTCCTGGGGGAGGGGGGCTTGTAACAATTATGAGGGTTTTGTGAGTAAAGTAGCTCCTTACGGATGGCATTACAAGGTAACCGTAAATTGCGCCATTCCTGTCACTGTCGTTATGGATAAGCATACTTTTTTGCAGCGCAAACCTGAAATTGGTGACAAAGCAGAGGTGCACATTCTTCCGGAAAAAATTCATATGATTGGAAAGTAACAGCGCAAGGCGGGCTGCTTTTTGTAAGGAAAGGTGGATGAGAGAAGGCAATGAAAGTCAAATGGGAAGATGATCTGCTAACGGGGATTGGTATTATTGATGATCAGCACAAAAAGCTCTTTGCACGGATTTCTTCTTTTACTGAAGCGGTAGAGCAACAGGACTATGAAGCCATTGAAGACACAGTGAACTATCTAATTGGCTATTCGATTCAGCACTTTGGTGCCGAAGAATTACTAATGATTCGAAATGGCTACGATGATTTTAAGCGTCATCGAGAAGAACACAGTTGGTTTATTAACAAAGTCTACGATCTTCATAAAAGTCTGTTAAAGAAAGAAATATCACAAGAGCAGTTGAATGAAATGAGAGATATATTAATTAACTGGACGATTCATCATATCAAGGTTAGTGATAAGCGGATTTTTTCTCATATACGGTAGGGTGGATGCAGTACAGGGGGAGGTTAGGATGAGCGATATAATAAAAGATATGGGTGCCTTTCACCTTGATGTGCTTAAAGAGATTAGCAATATTGGTTCGGGCAATGCAGC containing:
- a CDS encoding ABC transporter permease, giving the protein MELIWQGIVEAFWIFVTFDTEVFGITLRSLQISTIATLLALLTGVPLGLYLALRKFPGRKILISLVNTGMAFPPVAIGLWVSIFLWRSGPLGHLELIYTPTALIIGQFVIAFPMVTGFTIAGIQQLNPKLHLQIWSLGASRWQYLWAIIRETKLPLIAAIIAGFGAVISEVGASMMVGGNIKDSTRVLTTATVLEVARGNFGRAMALTIILMTIAYIVTLLLTLLQQRERRS
- a CDS encoding ABC transporter ATP-binding protein produces the protein MIVAKKSLLEVENLTWIKDGKKILDIPAMQIDQGDHIALIGSNGSGKSSLLKLLSFLEKPTTGEVLLRSVNRKSSMIEKRRKIAVVFQEPLLLNLSVYDNIAYGLKIRGRKKGREAIVEEWMERLKIGHLKERYPRHLSGGEAQRVSIARAMALEPELLFLDEPFSALDAPTKNQLLEDISLIIKKSNMTTLFITHDFSEIPFLADKIFVLADGQMVQKGTVEEIFYRPSCSAVAALVGADNEWSGRIEKRCEREKQILIKLDQGIKMKVPFTEAYQFFAEGQTVTVFARSDDLSWGRGACNNYEGFVSKVAPYGWHYKVTVNCAIPVTVVMDKHTFLQRKPEIGDKAEVHILPEKIHMIGK
- a CDS encoding bacteriohemerythrin encodes the protein MKVKWEDDLLTGIGIIDDQHKKLFARISSFTEAVEQQDYEAIEDTVNYLIGYSIQHFGAEELLMIRNGYDDFKRHREEHSWFINKVYDLHKSLLKKEISQEQLNEMRDILINWTIHHIKVSDKRIFSHIR